A DNA window from Longimicrobium sp. contains the following coding sequences:
- a CDS encoding carboxypeptidase regulatory-like domain-containing protein, whose product MRHARTFLLAAAALCCGRPLAAQTVDGVLLEESTRAPVSRAMVSLLDSAGKPVATTQTRPDGKFTLRAQEQGTYRVRAERVGRVATVSTPIELGLGETKPFELLAKGEVVQLEGIVAQAGERACSVRPDAEARVATVWEEARKALTAAEWTRRYEPRVFTVRTYSREMDAASLTVKREQARTARMQQVTPFRSLPADRLAEQGYVQRDGREMVYYAPDAEVLLSEPFLDGHCFRLHRDAEKPGLLGLAFEPVRGRRLPDIQGVLWLDEKTAELKSLDFEYTRVQVPQQDVDRTRWGARGEVVRHAWGGRLEFDRQPDGVWFVRRFHIRMPVMGTAAPDAQNLRSQSAVGLVAVKEDGAEVTGLRTASQVVIAEQPAGGAAVSGVVYDSTRARGLAEATVFLVGTEHIAVTDSAGAFRLENVPDGRYAVSFSHPRADSLILVPTPVEVELKRGRVETVALSMGRPRQQVAAASAASDSAIRLRPLVATAAATQRRLNNAGFYDRQRVGTGAFLTGEQFKRRPGARVLDMLQGLRGIYARPTPQQRWGEGDWTFYQYRFGRRCVALLWVDGMQRPVKELERIDPDDVEAVEVYSGDEVPMRFAVANSEMGGQSMTDPERRNREDPAAGLQDVAVPNAVRNAGNGTVCGAVVVWLKTPIP is encoded by the coding sequence GTGCGCCACGCAAGAACCTTTCTCCTCGCCGCCGCGGCGCTCTGCTGCGGCCGCCCGCTCGCGGCGCAGACCGTGGACGGGGTGCTGCTGGAAGAGTCGACCCGCGCCCCCGTCTCCCGCGCCATGGTGTCGCTCCTGGACAGCGCGGGGAAGCCGGTCGCCACCACGCAGACCCGTCCCGACGGGAAGTTCACGCTGCGGGCGCAGGAACAGGGGACGTACCGGGTGCGCGCCGAGCGGGTGGGGCGCGTGGCCACCGTGTCCACCCCGATCGAGCTGGGGCTGGGGGAGACGAAGCCGTTCGAGCTGCTGGCGAAGGGCGAGGTGGTGCAGCTGGAGGGGATCGTGGCGCAGGCGGGCGAGCGCGCGTGCAGCGTGCGCCCCGACGCGGAGGCGCGGGTGGCCACGGTGTGGGAGGAGGCGCGCAAGGCGCTCACGGCGGCCGAGTGGACGCGCCGCTACGAGCCGCGCGTCTTCACCGTGCGCACCTACAGCCGCGAGATGGACGCCGCCTCGCTCACCGTCAAGCGCGAGCAGGCCCGCACGGCCCGGATGCAGCAGGTGACCCCCTTCCGCTCGCTCCCGGCCGACCGGCTGGCCGAGCAGGGGTACGTGCAGCGCGACGGGCGCGAGATGGTCTACTACGCGCCCGACGCCGAGGTGCTGCTCTCGGAGCCGTTCCTGGACGGGCACTGCTTCCGCCTGCACCGCGACGCGGAGAAGCCGGGGCTGCTGGGGCTGGCGTTCGAGCCGGTGCGCGGGCGCCGGCTGCCGGACATCCAGGGCGTGCTGTGGCTGGACGAGAAGACGGCGGAGCTGAAGTCGCTCGACTTCGAGTACACGCGCGTGCAGGTGCCGCAGCAGGACGTCGACCGCACCCGGTGGGGGGCGCGCGGCGAAGTGGTGCGCCACGCCTGGGGCGGCCGGCTGGAGTTCGACCGCCAGCCCGACGGGGTGTGGTTCGTCCGCCGCTTCCACATCCGCATGCCGGTGATGGGCACCGCCGCCCCCGACGCGCAGAACCTGCGCTCGCAGTCCGCCGTCGGCCTGGTGGCCGTGAAGGAGGACGGGGCGGAGGTGACGGGGCTCCGGACGGCGTCGCAGGTGGTGATCGCCGAGCAGCCGGCGGGCGGGGCGGCGGTGAGCGGCGTGGTCTACGACAGCACGCGGGCGCGGGGGCTGGCGGAGGCCACGGTGTTCCTGGTGGGCACCGAGCACATCGCCGTCACCGACTCGGCGGGCGCGTTCCGGCTGGAGAACGTCCCCGACGGGCGCTACGCCGTCAGCTTCTCGCACCCGCGCGCCGACTCGCTGATCCTGGTGCCCACCCCCGTCGAGGTGGAGCTGAAGCGCGGCCGGGTGGAGACGGTGGCGCTGTCGATGGGGCGGCCGCGCCAGCAGGTGGCCGCCGCCAGCGCGGCCTCGGACAGCGCCATCCGCCTGCGCCCGCTGGTGGCCACGGCGGCGGCCACCCAGCGGCGGCTGAACAACGCGGGCTTCTACGACCGGCAGCGGGTGGGGACGGGCGCCTTCCTGACCGGCGAGCAGTTCAAGCGACGCCCCGGCGCGCGGGTGCTCGACATGCTGCAGGGGCTGCGCGGCATCTACGCCCGGCCCACCCCGCAGCAGCGGTGGGGGGAGGGCGACTGGACGTTCTACCAGTACCGCTTCGGGCGGCGCTGCGTGGCGCTCCTGTGGGTGGACGGCATGCAGCGGCCGGTGAAGGAGCTGGAGCGGATCGATCCCGACGACGTGGAGGCCGTGGAGGTCTACAGCGGCGACGAGGTGCCGATGCGCTTCGCCGTCGCCAACTCGGAGATGGGCGGGCAGTCCATGACCGACCCGGAGCGGCGCAACCGGGAGGACCCGGCCGCCGGGCTCCAGGACGTCGCGGTCCCCAACGCGGTGCGCAACGCGGGCAACGGCACCGTCTGCGGCGCGGTGGTGGTGTGGCTGAAGACGCCGATTCCGTGA
- a CDS encoding carboxypeptidase-like regulatory domain-containing protein, translating into MLRHLRGWLMAAALLVPAGAAAQVVDGVLLDGRSGAPIPRATVALVDSAGRTVASQVTRADGRFRLRGAAGLYRVRAESGGAALAEGMVVLGERGTVQIDLRSAGRLAAAASGDSAVALEPLEATAAVQRRRLVNAGFYDRQRFNSGVFLTGEQFAARGGARVIDALGGLRGIFYRHEPANAVHGSSYVIYQHRFGGRCRVSLWIDGLQRDPEVLDDLEAEDVEAVEVYNGSEVPPRFVPLARASSGSTCGAVVLWLRAPKR; encoded by the coding sequence ATGCTGAGACACCTTCGCGGCTGGCTGATGGCTGCCGCGCTCCTCGTCCCCGCGGGCGCCGCGGCGCAGGTGGTGGACGGGGTGCTGCTGGACGGGCGCAGCGGCGCGCCGATCCCCCGCGCCACGGTGGCGCTGGTGGACTCGGCCGGGCGCACGGTGGCCAGCCAGGTGACGCGCGCGGACGGCCGCTTCCGCCTGCGCGGCGCGGCGGGGCTCTACCGCGTGCGCGCCGAGAGCGGGGGCGCGGCGCTGGCCGAGGGGATGGTGGTGCTCGGCGAGCGCGGGACGGTGCAGATCGACCTGCGCTCCGCGGGGCGGTTGGCGGCGGCGGCGAGCGGCGACAGCGCGGTGGCCCTGGAGCCGCTGGAGGCCACCGCGGCGGTGCAGCGGCGGCGCCTGGTGAACGCGGGCTTCTACGACCGGCAGCGCTTCAACAGCGGCGTCTTCCTCACCGGCGAGCAGTTCGCGGCCCGCGGCGGCGCGCGCGTGATCGACGCGCTGGGCGGCCTGCGCGGGATCTTCTACCGGCACGAGCCCGCCAACGCCGTGCACGGCAGCAGCTACGTCATCTACCAGCACCGCTTCGGCGGCCGCTGCCGGGTGTCGCTCTGGATCGACGGGCTGCAGCGCGACCCCGAGGTGCTCGACGACCTCGAGGCCGAGGACGTGGAGGCCGTGGAGGTCTACAACGGCAGCGAGGTGCCGCCGCGCTTCGTCCCGCTCGCGCGCGCCAGCAGCGGCTCGACGTGCGGCGCCGTCGTCCTCTGGCTCAGGGCGCCGAAGCGCTGA